The Canis lupus dingo isolate Sandy chromosome 11, ASM325472v2, whole genome shotgun sequence genome includes a region encoding these proteins:
- the LOC112649598 gene encoding 60S ribosomal protein L37a-like gives MAKCTKKVGIVGKYGTCYGASLRKMVKKIEISQHAKYTCSFCGKTKMKRQAVGIWHCGSCMKTVAGGAWTYNTTSAVTVKSAIRRLKELKDQ, from the coding sequence ATGGCCAAATGCACTAAGAAGGTCGGAATCGTGGGTAAATATGGGACCTGTTACGGGGCTTCCCTCAGGAAGATGGTGAAGAAGATTGAGATTAGCCAGCACGCCAAGTACACCTGCTCCTTCTGTGGCAAAACCAAGATGAAAAGGCAAGCAGTGGGCATCTGGCACTGTGGCTCCTGCATGAAGACTGTAGCTGGTGGTGCCTGGACCTACAACACCACTTCTGCTGTCACAGTAAAGTCGGCTATCAGAAGACTGAAGGAGTTGAAAGACCAGTAG